The segment AATGTacgtattttataatttattttgaacagacagtaATGCTACctgcagtgttgtgcatgaacgcgtgCAATGAACAACATTCACTaaacgcgttcatattttcgccgaacgctgaactgaacgaatcacttttcatacaattaacgtgaacgagagcggcgctcactctggcaggaatgaacagcacacgcagttcacgttcacgctcacgctcatttgaaaagtcaggttttaccagggcttaatttgagccggaacatttttccgtcacctccgacattggatccggcacctacagtgtcactaaaattaattgcctaaatgaaaaaaaaaattactgtttgtgtagtgttcaatgtttgtgacaggggaaaaatgtcaaaaaaaattttGTACAGATAAATCCAGCATCTGAAATTGAATGCTATGTTTGTTTATTAGAGCTATATGCTGtataattttcagttttcagagctattcaattcatttggacaaatataAGTCAGGAAgagttagaaaaaataaatattaatgaatgtaaatggcattgtcattgtttactcactgtTTACTGTCTTTTGAGGATGCTAGAATGTGTTGGTCCAGTATTTCACATTGAGCAGGGTAAGGTCATCTTAAATTAAGTTGTTCAGCTGCTAGCTGTTCATTTTCTTTAGACAAATATAATCAGGAAGATTGTTTTATTGTGATGAATGTAAATGGCATTTTCATCGTTTATTCACTGTTTACTTCCTTTTGAAGGTGTGAAAATGTGTTGTTTGAGTATTGCACATTGAGCAGGGTAAGCCCAAGCTAATTTGACATTACAGtacattagagctgaaacaacgaatcgatttaatcgattaaaatcgattattaaaatagttgtcaactaatttagtcatcgattcgttgctaaataacttttatttgccgtaagcggctcatttcgtgcatatttcaaatctgcggtgaccaaagtgtggcagtaatgagccaccggaggttttaatcagccagtacagcaggagaagtagcgaatagccaatagctggcctcgttttgtcacgtgcttcccgaacagcgtctctgcagcattcagcaggatgtgggagtactttactttgagccttcaaaaaagaagagtaacctgtaaactctgcactatggaactgtttaaggggacgttcacatatcgcgtcttttgcgcgctcaagttcgttatttccaacaccgcatcgagttaaaacatttcaacttttcagaatgcagcaagcgcaccgcgggtcatgtgacaagaactaaccaatcagcttcatcctttcccgtaacaacgttaaaagctcagtcaagatgaaaggaacagctgatcatagttgtatatggatttccattttgaaataaatttagtagcagagctactgcaagcgattttttgagctgcaaatacatttatcctttgctgaaatttccgcgtcttcaaggagagagcacgtcatggttgcttagcaaaggcagacgcctcaggggcgcttctgcacgagcgctttggaaaggaggagaaagcggtgcgcctagcgttttccacgcgtttttaggcacgatatgtgaatggcccctaagactttcatttgtgctgattctccagtacaatgttgtttgcaaatgtttagtcgtaaaagctgataacattgctttttaacagttaacatttaaagctttacaaacatgttctgtgatcagtttgtcgtttaccagttcaaaattcagtcgtgcagcctaattatgactgaatgagagagataaatgtttaaagatatttgaaatacacttttttttctaaatattcactgctctttttcacacagcaggttttttgtgtgtgtccaatttttttttctggacaaccttctgatggattttactttaaattgtgagttccattcaggtttcagtccattggcactttattcgaaggattgtttacaatttcacagcataagctataaagctgttttccagtaaataataaaatacaatgcactgcaattttattctgttttatccttattcttcgtgaaaatatgttctgaaagattccttaataagctttgttcgggatgttaaactactttaggagctctaaggactgccatggtgaaaacatttgatatctccttgtgaaatttgctagagtatgggtcagtgttttgattgcagaagagttcgacaaaggattactaacacaataaaacaactccaggtatatttttaatgaggatatgacaatgcaaaatggttaaaatctcttaaaaatctatgctgaaggataaagaccatttattaataatttacttggggaaaaaaatggaaaaaactaaaatataagcacataaaccgattaatcgattaatcgtaaaaataatcgacagattaatcgattatcaaaataatcgttagttgcagccctacagtACATGACTACTTTCGTCTGGTTTACATAGTTACTGCCGTTCAGAATATGCTGGATTTTTGTCAGTAGACTGATCTTTTCCCTTTGAACctgaatatacttttttttaagtcctgggtaatttggttcatgctggctaaataaattgtttcactgaacatacagtataccttgacagcaccttgtattttccaatttctacatatcatgattacaaattatttaattggtaaatatattctctatctcaacattatttttctcctggctataataattgtctcttgtttattggtacaataattttgattagttttggagtggcagtgatttgcagctggtaatggatggtaaagaggttctattgagtaagatagtggcctgtcttaaaaagaatttaacaaatgaacgtgaactagttcgtttttagatagcctatgtgaacttagttcatttaaaaaaaaaaaagaactatgaacatgaactagttcattatcatctgtgtgaactgaactttgagctagttctttttaagtatgaactggcacaacactggctACATGTAGCATGAgctgttgtttttgattgttaaCATTTTTAGGATTTAAAGAAAAAACAGAACTGCTACATAAGACACCTGCACAAAACAAAACGGCAGACGGACTGAATGAaactgacagcaggtggcgcttatggaacagtaGTTATacagcattttctgcagtttgtgtgcaattatggattagatattaaattaaactaaaaaagttTGTGTGTAGATTGCCTCTTCTTATACTCTTTCCTAACATAAGTATTTAGCAAGCCCCTCATTTTGGATCGATGGCCTATGACTGACTGAATTCATCGAATGACTGCATGAGCTGAATCATGACAACCGTAACGTGACAGTTTGGGATGAATAcatgtatcgttacacccctactgtcTAATCCTAACAAAAGCAAAAACCACCACCCAACCCCACCCAAACTCTAAATCGAATGCTCACTAAACCTCTGTAGgaccaaaacaaagcaaaacccatacaaataaacacataaaacatcacCACACAGTTGGGCTACTGTGACAAAACCCAGATGGACTGAAAGAACATCTCAAGATTATAATACACACCAAGTTTCATTCCAATCGGACATTCCTTAAAGCAATATATACCACATAATTGAGAATCACTGCTGGTGCTTTCTGGTACTTTCTAGCCCATCAAAACTAACCTAATGCGAACCAGGAAAAAATTCACCAATGGGTGGTGCCATTGACTCCAAACTGAAATCAGATGAAGGGGGTTGAGCACTTCTAGGGAGTGCACCTTAGTTTCTATCCCTATAGCCCTAACCCCAGCTTTAACCTAATGGTcaactaatactctaatgagagttagttggttTATAGTTGCAAAGGTACTTTCAGTCAACAGAATATCTAAAGTGAACTATCAATATAAATTGTGGCCTGCTTTCTGTACACTAAACGCTCTAgatttgcattatttttctattaCATGATTCcaaatattccaaatattttaatatattttaaagcaaaTGATACTCAATCATATTGGGATGATGTttgagtatttattattattttttaaacttcttttaaTTGGTTGAATTCtgtttaatataattatgaatgAAAGTAATAAACTCAACTGTTCTGCAATAGAATATATTgcagcacacactctcccagcaaTCTGTGGTGTCGCTaatatattttgctttgttttgcctttttttttctaatgacaggaggcaaagcatccatgtcCCCCTGCTTCAGTGATCCAGATATCGACAGAGCAGCAGAGGAGACCATATACAACCCACATATGTCTAACGTCTGTAGCCAGGATGACACGGACATTGCCCTTGACCTGGACGATGAATCTCTTTCAGACCCCCTTCCACCTCTCCCTCCACCCCTTTCACCCATGGACAGCCCTGAACTGCCTTTGCCCCGCGAACCAAGCCCCCCTCCACTGTCCGCATGTAGTCCAGCACGACCCACCACTTTGCCTTTGAAGACACTGCCCCGACCCATGCCCAGCAACACCACGGCCTCCACCACCACCTCCATCACCAGGGAGAACGGTGGACCACTGAGCAAAGACCCAGAAGAAGAGGAGAGGAAGCTGATGGAGGAAGAGCTAAAGAAATGCATTGATGATTTCAGGAAAATACGCATCCCAAAACTTTTCCCAGACCGCAAGAGACACTGGCAGAGTGATCTGCTcaaaaaatataatgcataatatGGATAAACCACCCTGCTGAAAACACCAGCAAAACAAACACGCTCTACACGGTGTTATGCATGCCATCTAAATTCTACTTTGTGTCAGTATTTATTTGATTGTTCCTTaatcattttgaaaacagttttgaataTTATGTTATTTCATGATTAAGTGTCATTTTTCAGTAGAAACCTAATTGTTATCGTTAGTTATGTGAGGCAAACGAAATTACGAAGAAACTATTTTAGACCTTGCAACCTACCTGACATGCTCCAgctgtttggaatgacatgagagcgAGTGAATCCTTTTCATTAAATCAAGTGAAAACTCATGAATTCCTGCTTCATAAGCTTCACAAAAAGTCAACTAGCTGCAGTGGAAAGACAATGTTAGTCAAACCAGCTTTGTTTTGCTGGTCAGCGTCACAAACaggaattaaaggggtcatatgatgcttttttaaagatcattattttgtgtatttttgtgtaacAGGATATGtttacatgctttaatgttcaaaaaacacattatttttcaaatactgtacattggccaactgacccagtgcattgtgattggctgaacaccgtaAGTGCTCatctgaaatgtataaaaaaatgaatgcaaacacaattaataatgtccttagttataccatcagttcaagaccgaaaggggaacagagtggtgtgacagacacagtgatgaagctcgtatgtgtttgcagaacacaagccacggatggttaagacagctgaatCCACTGTGATgtgctcactctctcacacacacacacacacacacacacacacacacacacacacacacaaacgtgatgcacaaaactctgcatttgaacattcaatagtaaatacttaaactaataaaaaaacatacttacagtagctgattcagaagcgccagattgttgtACTCTCAgaagaccaaataaagtgctttcattctcctagatacacacacatctccctgacatgactgcttcaacactttCTGTGTTACTGAAAGCACGCCTTTTTTCTTcacgtgaacatttgggcggcattgcataaatatttccacatagtgatgtagacatgtggggcgttttagcatgagccgttttaggagggcgtggcagagtcttaactttgataaagaatatctctttggatttgagactttagtctttgtgacttctttatgcaccaagagcttgtaacactccaaagagaaagaaaaaatttggattgcatcatatgagccctttaatATGGTGAAAATTATTTTTGACAATACAAAGCATTTGTTAGTGTTTTTGTTTAAGTCCAGACCAGTTTAGTTGCATGTAGACTATTTCAACAAATATTCCTTAAAACTCGTTTGTTCAAAAAGTATCAAAAcagtctgaatgaaaatgtttgtcttttaagcctgtgtttgttttttaaatgcactgatttatttttcacacatttgATGGTTcgagatttttttaaacaatttttttcacaacataATCTGAGTATGATATTTTGTGTAAACAGATTACAAAAGTAATTTATTGGTTAATTTAATAGTATAGGCTACAAATATATGAAACCAAATGGTTCCTGCTAATTTCtgtaaaagcaaataaaacaataatacctTAAAGCCATGTGTATTTTCACAAGAAATGTTTTGTTGGAATCAAAGTGTTTACACATTTAAAGGGAATCAAATTGGCATGTCTGCTGTTTAACACATTTCCATGACTTACATATAATGTCATCAGAGAGCAATTCCTGGAATTTACTACCTTGGAAATCCTCCCTCTAGTAATCCTCCCTTTCTAAGTTACCCCAAGTAACTTGGGGTTGAGTGTCTTGCTTGAGGGCACAATGGCAATGACTGTATCTCAACCTGTATCTAGATCTAGCAACCTTACCAGCTCTGAGCCTACACCACTACACCACACCACCCATATAGACTGTGGTGATGCATTGAAGTAAGCTCCCAAATCACCTGAAACTTGAAGAAATATTAATAATCTGGTTGCACCGGGATGGTCATCACCAGTGACATCAGTGTTTAGCCAAGGTCACTCAGCCTCAAAGCAAAACTGGTCTGATACCAGACTAGAACTATCAGttcaaacacaaaagaaaaaaaagattattccAGATCTTTAGTAAGTGGTCTGTGTATCCAAAAGTTATAATTAACTTTATGTTAGGATAGAAACTATGAATACAGTATTTTCAAGCAATTTAAATAGTGTTGCATgtgtcaggacctactcattatcATAATAATGCTATAGATTTATtattgtcacatggaattgatgttaacAGTGTTGAAATTCTGCAGCTGAGTGaagatatctcagatcattatctagtctcgtgtatactccatatagctaaaGCTGCAAATTCAACTCCTTGTTACACATATGGTacaaccatcacttctaacacaaaagactgcattGTAAATAATCTTCCTGGCCCATCTCAATTTCTCAGCATTTCCATAAGCTCAGAAAACTtggtgtaacagaaactatggaccctctcttttctagcactttagatACCATTAGTTCTTTATGCTCAaagaagattaaggaaaacagtccgACACCGTGGTATAATGAGCGTGTATTCGCACCCCATAGAGAGGACCCCCGAGAATGGaccacagctggaggaaaacaaaactaggggTATTTCATATTGCATGGAGGGAAAGTACTTCTGtcaactctgcactggctacctgttGAACAATGGATACATTTTAGAATCTTGCTAATTACTTAAAAAGCCCTGAATCGTTTAGCTCCTCAATTGTTGCGTGAGCTTTTATCACATTATAATCCTTCAGGTcctctgcattctcaaaactctgtcaatctgataatacctagaatatcaaaatcaactgctggcggaagatcattttcctatttagctcccaaactctggaataatcaaCTTAGCATTGTTTggtaggcagacacactctgtcagtttaaatctatattaaagacccatctctttaacctggcttacacataacacactgtCACACTTCTATCActaaaatccattaaaggattgtcaggctgcattaattaggtcaactgAAACCAGgtacacttccaataacacccaATGTattgttacatcataagaagatgttaattttaatattttaatgttaatattagtaTGATTTATTCTTATTCTGAGGAGACATCCTCTACAGCCCTGActgtcagcagagaccaggacaactggaCGAACCCTAGAGTCAGCTAGACTGGGTTAAGACCATTAAAAACCAAGTCCTCGGCTAAATCTGACttgtgctgcagcctggaattgaactgctggtttcgtctggcagaggagaactggtctcctgacttaaaactggtttctcccaaggtttttttttttttttttctgtcaccaatggaTTTTTGGTTCCTTGtcactgtcgcctttg is part of the Carassius carassius chromosome 33, fCarCar2.1, whole genome shotgun sequence genome and harbors:
- the LOC132114062 gene encoding BTB/POZ domain-containing protein KCTD8-like yields the protein MSPCFSDPDIDRAAEETIYNPHMSNVCSQDDTDIALDLDDESLSDPLPPLPPPLSPMDSPELPLPREPSPPPLSACSPARPTTLPLKTLPRPMPSNTTASTTTSITRENGGPLSKDPEEEERKLMEEELKKCIDDFRKIRIPKLFPDRKRHWQSDLLKKYNA